A region of Culicoides brevitarsis isolate CSIRO-B50_1 chromosome 1, AGI_CSIRO_Cbre_v1, whole genome shotgun sequence DNA encodes the following proteins:
- the LOC134837782 gene encoding cytosolic carboxypeptidase 6: MGEFASDSEDSDAEGGLGNVSRVIIRPPGVSGKAKRGHLCFDAAYETGNLGRADLVGEFEYDLFLRPDTCNPRYRFWFNFTVDNVKQDQRVIFNVVNISKAKNLFRDGLTPLVKSSLRNKWARIPRENVFYYRSAAHQGHYVLSFAFAFDKEDEIYQFALGYPYSYSKLQTYLQVLEQKYPGNFERFSLGNSIQNRRLELITIDNVKKPEKVDPKNLVRVIVIIARVHPGESPASFVVQGLLEFLAANNHPISKILRENIVFKIIPMINPDGVFLGNNRCNVVGHDLNRSWNHISPFLHPTLQATYKMLRELSQSECYQIDFVIDIHAHNSLTGAFIYGNTYDDVYRYERHLVFPRLLAAKCHDFAPENMIFNADDRKSGTARRFFCENLPDTVNSYTFNVSMSGYHIKNTKIFTQYTEDGYIRLGRNLARAFLEYYRFTNVLQIPTLKELMANRKRSKKDRNRGYRRKQEEYHPRPRTTRSSAPINYFDLGIDYYASDSSDDGSPVRYPFHNSLNRPKPLATMQTITDQFSLVHIKNSAFNQLDFSSGQHKMKNIPQVAPKVLFEEPRKPQLSIIDVNQLTRGSLEEATSKVQAIGKEIKIKSRF, from the exons ATGGGAGAATTCGCTTCAG ATTCTGAGGATTCGGATGCCGAAGGAGGATTGGGAAATGTGTCGCGTGTCATTATTCGTCCTCCAGGAGTGAGCGGAAAGGCAAAACGGGGTCATTTATGCTTTGATGCGGCTTATGAGACGGGAAATCTCGGGAGAGCTGACTTGGTTGGTGAATTTGAATACGATTTGTTCTTGCGACCTGATACGTGTAACCCAAGATATCGGTTTTGGTTCAATTTTACCGTGGATAATGTCAAACAGGATCAa agaGTAATTTTTAACGTCGTTAACATCagtaaagctaaaaatttgttccgTGATGGCTTGACTCCTCTCGTGAAATCATCTCTACGCAACAAATGGGCACGAATTCCACgggaaaatgtattttattatcgtTCAGCTGCTCATCAAGGACATTATGTGCTGAGTTTTGCATTTGCTTTTGATAAAGAAgatgaaatttatcaatttgcaCTTGGATATCCTTATAGTTATTCGAAATTACAAACTTATCTACAGGTTTTGGAGCAAAAATATCCGGGAAATTTTGAGAGATTTAGTCTCGGGAATAGTATT caaaatcgTCGCCTCGAGCTAATAACCATCGACAACGTAAAAAAACCCGAAAAAGTTGATCCGAAAAATCTCGTTCGCGTAATTGTCATCATCGCACGCGTTCATCCCGGCGAAAGTCCCGCATCGTTTGTCGTTCAGGGCTTATTAGAGTTCTTAGCTGCCAATAATCACCCAATTTCGAAGATTTTACGAGAGAATATCGTCTTCAAGATCATTCCGATGATCAATCCAGACGGAGTGTTTTTGGGCAATAATCGCTGTAATGTGGTAGGACACGATTTGAATCGTTCCTGGAATCATATCTCGCCTTTTTTGCATCCGACACTCCAAGCCACGTACAAAATGTTGCGAGAATTGAGCCAATCTGAG tgTTATCAAATTGACTTTGTTATCGACATCCATGCACATAATAGTCTCACAGGAGCATTTATTTATGGCAATACTTACGACGACGTCTATCGATATGAACGACATTTGGTGTTTCCGAGACTTTTGGCAGCCAAATGTCATGATTTTGCGCCggaaaacatgatttttaatgCGGATGACAGGAAATCGGGGACTGCAAGAcgatttttttgcgaaaatttgcCGGATACGGTGAATTCCTATACTTTTAATGTGTCGATGAGTGGTTATCATatcaaaaatacgaaaattttcacGCAATATACCGAAGATGGAT acATCCGTTTGGGTCGCAATCTCGCCCGTGCCTTCCTCGAATACTATCGCTTCACAAATGTCCTGCAAATTCCAACGCTGAAAGAGCTCATGGCGAATCGCAAACGTTCAAAAAAGGATCGCAATCGTGGTTATCGACGAAAACAAGAAGAATATCATCCTCGACCTCGTACCACGCGTTCCTCGGCTCCCATCAACTATTTTGACCTTGGCATCGATTACTACGCCAGCGATTCATCGGATGACGGCTCGCCCGTTCGTTATCCCTTCCATAATTCGCTCAACAGACCAAAGCCGTTGGCAACGATGCAAACTATTACGGACCAATTTTCGCTCGTGCACATCAAAAATTCCGCATTTAATCAACTCGACTTCTCGTCGGGACAGCACAAGATGAAAAATATCCCACAGGTTGCGCCAAAAGTGCTCTTTGAGGAGCCACGGAAGCCACAATTGTCGATAATTGACGTGAATCAACTGACGCGCGGTAGTTTGGAAGAAGCAACGAGCAAAGTGCAAGCGATTGgaaaggaaattaaaataaaatcgagattttga